In the Bacteroidota bacterium genome, one interval contains:
- a CDS encoding aldehyde dehydrogenase family protein codes for KRFIVMESVADIFLEKFKTKLSQLIVGDPMDANTQLGPMSSEAAAEQIATQVQNAVDGGATIVLGGKRLKREGAFMEPTIITNMQRDNPVYYEELFGPVATFFRVIDEQGAIELANDSPYGLGGSVFTQDIERGKRVADQIDTGMVFINHPTWTQADLPFGGTKRSGYGRELSELGIDEFVNKKLIRVSELSDPF; via the coding sequence CTAAAAGATTTATTGTGATGGAAAGTGTGGCAGATATTTTTTTAGAAAAATTTAAAACTAAACTTTCGCAATTAATAGTGGGTGACCCTATGGATGCCAACACACAATTAGGCCCGATGAGTAGTGAAGCAGCAGCGGAGCAAATAGCAACGCAGGTACAAAATGCGGTTGATGGCGGTGCAACAATTGTATTAGGTGGAAAAAGGTTAAAGAGAGAAGGTGCTTTTATGGAGCCTACCATCATTACTAATATGCAACGGGATAATCCTGTTTACTACGAAGAGTTGTTTGGTCCGGTTGCTACATTTTTCAGGGTGATAGATGAACAGGGTGCAATAGAATTAGCAAATGATTCACCCTACGGCTTAGGCGGTTCCGTATTCACGCAAGATATTGAAAGAGGAAAACGGGTTGCAGACCAGATTGATACTGGTATGGTTTTCATTAATCACCCAACATGGACGCAGGCTGATTTACCTTTTGGCGGCACCAAACGTTCGGGCTATGGAAGAGAACTTTCCGAATTGGGTATTGATGAATTTGTAAACAAAAAACTAATCCGCGTCAGCGAATTATCAGATCCTTTTTAA